From Candoia aspera isolate rCanAsp1 chromosome 4, rCanAsp1.hap2, whole genome shotgun sequence, a single genomic window includes:
- the LOC134496605 gene encoding olfactory receptor 14I1-like, with protein MDNHTSVFLLLELSKIWEKQFMYAALFLILYLMTVIGNILIIIAVIFDHHLHIPMYFFVMNLAIQDIGSVSVIVPKAVFNSHRNIRHISYLGCVAQVLLFVFFLSSEMGLLTVMAYDRYVAICNPLQYEMIMNKKACCIMAGGVWIASFLNASLHTIETFTTAFCSNIINQFYCEIPHLLNIACSGSYITEIGVVVFNAILSAGCFVFTVVTYVKIFSAVLRIPSVQGRKKVFSTCLPHLIVFSIFLFTGSFAYLRPTSNRPSHLDFIITIMYSIIPPMLNQFIYSMRNKELKATLSKFLWSFFFDQMVNCVSTFSSKLMGKGKR; from the coding sequence atggataatcacACATCTGTCTTTCTCCTTTTGGAACTCTCAAAAATTTGGGAAAAACAGTTTATGTATGCAGCTTTATTCCTGATACTTTATTTAATGACAGTGATAGGAAATATTCTAATCATCATTGCAGTTATTTTTGACCACCACCTTCACATTCCCATGTACTTCTTTGTGATGAACTTAGCCATACAAGACATTGGTTCTGTTTCAGTCATTGTCCCCAAAGCTGTTTTTAATTCTCATAGGAATATAAGGCATATTTCTTATTTAGGATGCGTTGCTCAagtccttttgtttgttttcttcctgaGCTCTGAAATGGGCCTCCTGACTGTCATGGCCTATGATcggtatgttgccatttgcaatcctttACAGTATGAAATGATAATGAACAAGAAAGCTTGCTGTATAATGGCTGGTGGTGTATGGATAGCTAGTTTTCTGAATGCTTCATTACACACTATTGAAACATTTACAACAGCGTTCTGTTCTAATATTATCAACCAATTCTACTGTGAAATCCCACATTTACTTAACATTGCCTGCTCTGGTTCATACATCACTGAAATTGGAGTTGTAGTGTTTAATGCTATATTATCagctggttgttttgtttttacagttgTTACTTATGTGAAAATCTTCTCTGCTGTTCTGAGAATTCCTTCTGTTCAGGGAAGAAAAAAGGTCTTCTCCACTTGCCTACCTCACCTCATTGTTTTCTCCATATTTTTGTTTACTGGTTCATTTGCTTACCTAAGACCTACTTCTAACAGACCATCACATCTGGATTTTATAATTACAATAATGTATTCCATAATTCCACCCATGCTGAATCAATTTATCTACAGCATGAGAAACAAAGAGCTCAAAGCTACTCTATCAAAATTTCTGTGGTCATTTTTTTTTGACCAAATGGTGAACTGTGTATCTACCTTTTCATCTAAGTTaatgggaaagggaaaaaggTGA
- the LOC134496608 gene encoding olfactory receptor 14J1-like, with translation MDNHTSEFILLEFSKVLDLQVMYVALFLILYLMTVTGNLLIITAVGFDYHLHTPMYFFVMNLAMQDIGSVSVIVPKAVLNSLMNIRHISYSGCVAQVLFFVFFLGSDVALLTVMAYDRYVAICNPLQYEMIMNRKACSMMVGSVWIASFLSATLHTIETFTTPFCSNIINQFYCEIPHLLKIACSDRYINEIGVLVFNAILGFGCFVFIVITYVKIFSAVLRIPSVQGREKAFSTCLPHLTVFSIFLFTVSFAYLRPTSNRPSHLDFIITILYSIIPPMLNPLIYSMRNKDLKATLSKLLWLSVLRKPGHHYADDDDDVKFESFPE, from the exons ATGGATAACCACACATCTGAGTTTATTCTCTTGGAATTCTCAAAGGTTTTGGATCTACAAGTTATGTATGTAGCTTTATTCTTGATACTGTATTTAATGACAGTAACAGGGAACCTTCTCATCATCACTGCTGTTGGTTTTGATTACCACCTTCACACACCCATGTACTTCTTTGTGATGAACTTAGCCATGCAGGACATTGGTTCAGTTTCAGTCATTGTCCCCAAAGCTGTTTTAAATTCTCTTATGAATATCAGGCATATTTCCTATTCAGGGTGTGTTGCCCAAGTCCtcttttttgtcttctttcttggCTCTGATGTTGCTCTTCTGACTGTCATGGCCTATGATcggtatgttgccatttgcaatcctttACAATATGAAATGATAATGAACAGAAAGGCTTGCTCCATGATGGTTGGCAGTGTGTGGATTGCTAGTTTTCTCAGTGCTACATTACACACTATTGAAACATTTACAACTCCTTTCTGCTCTAATATTATCAATCAGTTCTACTGTGAAATCCCACATTTACTTAAGATTGCCTGCTCTGATAGATATATAAATGAAATTGGAGTTTTAGTGTTCAATGCTATATTAGGGTTTGGTTGTTTTGTCTTCATTGTTATTACCTATGTGAAGATCTTCTCTGCTGTTCTGAGAATTCCTTCAGTTCAAGGAAGAGAAAAGGCCTTCTCCACTTGCCTACCACACCTCACTGTCTTCTCCATATTTTTGTTCACTGTTTCCTTTGCTTACCTAAGACCTACTTCTAACAGACCATCACATCTTGATTTTATAATTACAATACTGTATTCCATAATTCCTCCCATGCTGAATCCATTAATCTACAGCATGAGAAACAAAGACCTCAAAGCTACTCTATCAAAACTTCTGTGGTTATCTGTTTTGAGAAAACCTG GTCATCATtatgcagatgatgatgatgatgtgaaaTTTGAGTCATTTCCAGAATAA
- the LOC134496607 gene encoding olfactory receptor 14A16-like, which yields MDNYTSGFLLLEFSRIGNIWIMYAALLLLLYLLTVTGNFLIIIAVVFGHHLHTPMYFFLMNLAMQDIGWVSVILPKAVFNCLMNVRYISYSGCVAQVLFLLFFVVSDIPLLTVMAYDRYVAICNPLQYQLVMNRKACAKMVGCVWLASFLNALLHTTETFTTPFCSNAVNQFYCEIPHLLKIACSGLYKTEIGLQLFSAIIAFGCFVFIVVTYVEIFSTVLRIPSVQGRKKAFSTCLPHLIVFSIFLFTACFAYLRPLSNTPPNLDFIITIMYSIVPPLLNPLIYSMKNKDIKVALSKIQRPFLFENL from the coding sequence ATGGATAATTACACATCTGGATTTCTTCTCTTGGAATTCTCTAGGATTGGAAACATATGGATTATGTATGCAGCTCTCCTGTTGTTATTGTACTTACTGACTGTAACGGGGAACTTCCTCATCATCATTGCTGTTGTTTTTGGCCACCACCTTCacacccccatgtacttcttcctgatGAACTTAGCCATGCAGGACATTGGTTGGGTTTCAGTCATTCTACCCAAAGCTGTTTTTAATTGTCTTATGAATGTAAGGTATATTTCCTATTCAGGGTGTGTTGCTCAAGTcctgttccttctcttcttcGTGGTCTCTGATATTCCCCTCCTTACAGTCATGGCATATGATaggtatgttgccatttgcaatcctttACAATATCAATTAGTAATGAACAGGAAAGCTTGTGCCAAAATGGTTGGCTGTGTGTGGCTTGCCAGTTTTCTCAATGCTTTACTGCACACCACTGAAACGTTTACCACTCCTTTCTGCTCTAATGCTGTCAATCAGTTTTACTGTGAAATCCCCCATTTACTTAAGATTGCCTGCTCTGGTTTATATAAAACTGAAATTGGACTTCAATTATTCAGTGCTATAATAGcatttggttgttttgtttttattgttgttacatatgtggagatcttctccactGTTCTGAGAATTCCTTCTgttcaaggaaggaaaaaggccttTTCCACATGTCTGCCACACCTTATTGTCTTCTCCATATTTTTGTTTACTGCTTGCTTTGCTTATTTAAGGCCCCTTTCTAACACACCACCAAACCTTGATTTCATAATTACCATAATGTATTCCATTGTTCCACCCCTGCTAAATCCATTAATCTATAGCATGAAAAACAAGGATATCAAAGTTGCTCTTTCAAAAATTCAGAGGCcatttctgtttgaaaacctgtga
- the LOC134496606 gene encoding olfactory receptor 14A16-like yields MENQSRVGEFLLHGFPDTEELRIFHVISFLVIYLVALIENLMITTVILYSHQLHSPMYFFLANLSFQDLGSISATVPKSLLNSLMNTESISYSGCLCQVFFFDFFVISHLFLLVVMAYDRYVAICNPLHYETVMNKRACIQMATSAWMGGLFYSILYTGNLVTLEFCSRIIHQFFCEIPQLLKISCSNSYVGEEQALIFGSFVGFILFVLIVFSYVKIFRAVLQIPSTQGKQKAFSTCLPHLIVICLYMVSASLSYFSPTSTTSSALDPFISIFYCVVPPVMNPLIYSMRNKELKMAFWKLILHISPHPLCKKHSQFQLPL; encoded by the coding sequence ATGGAAAATCAGTCAAGAGTTGGTGAATTCCTTCTGCATGGATTCCCTGATACTGAGGAGCTACGGATATTTCATGTCATCAGTTTTTTAGTAATTTATTTGGTGGCCCTCATTGAAAATCTCATGATCACTACTGTCATTCTTTATAGCCATCAGCTCCATTcacccatgtatttttttctagCCAACCTTTCCTTCCAAGACCTTGGCTCCATCTCTGCCACAGTTCCTAAGTCCCTGTTGAATTCCTTGATGAACACTGAATCCATTTCTTACTCTGGATGTCTCTGCCAagtgtttttctttgatttctttgtgATATCTCACCTCTTCCTCCTTGTGGTCATGGCATATGATCGGTATGTAGCCATCTGCAATCCATTACATTATGAAACAGTAATGAACAAAAGAGCCTGCATTcaaatggcaaccagtgcatGGATGGGTGGCCTGTTTTATTCAATACTCTATACAGGAAATTTAGTCACACTGGAGTTCTGTTCCAGAATCATCCatcagttcttctgtgaaatcccgCAGTTGCTCAAGATCTCTTGCTCTAACTCCTATGTTGGAGAAGAACAGGCACTCATCTTTGGTTCTTTTGTAGGGTTCATTCTCTTTGTTCTAATTGTGTTTTCCTATGTAAAGATTTTTAGAGCGGTTTTGCAAATCCCATCCACCCAAGGGAAGCAAAAGGCCTTCTCTACTTGTTTACCTCATCTCATAGTCATTTGTCTGTATATGGTAAGTGCTAGCCTTTCCTATTTCAGTCCAACCTCTACCACTTCTTCAGCATTAGAtccatttatatctatattttacTGTGTGGTACCACCAGTCATGAATCCTCTGATCTATAGCATGAGGAACAAGGAACTCAAAATGGCATTCTGGAAGCTAATTCTCCATATCTCTCCACATCCCTTATGCAAAAAGCATTCTCAGTTTCAGCTACCCTTATAA